The Gillisia sp. Hel_I_86 genome has a segment encoding these proteins:
- the fabG gene encoding 3-oxoacyl-ACP reductase FabG: MKLKYALVTGGSRGIGKAIALKLAEDLGYNILLNFNSDENAALETQKLIVEKNVRCELLKFDVSNTEEVSRILEEWSSKNPESTIEVLINNAGIAKDGLFIWTKPEDWQSVINTSLNGFYNCSQAVLKNMLTHRYGRIINIVSLSGLKGNPGQVNYSAAKGAVIAATKALAQEIGKRKVTVNAVAPGFIKSDMTADFDETSLKKIIPLHRFGETEEVANLVSFLASEKSSYITGEIININGGLYS; the protein is encoded by the coding sequence ATGAAATTAAAATATGCGTTGGTAACCGGAGGATCCCGAGGAATTGGAAAGGCCATTGCTCTTAAACTGGCAGAAGATCTAGGTTATAATATTTTGCTGAATTTTAATTCTGATGAAAATGCTGCGTTAGAAACCCAAAAATTAATTGTTGAAAAAAATGTACGTTGCGAACTTCTAAAATTTGATGTTTCCAATACCGAAGAAGTTTCACGAATACTGGAAGAATGGAGCTCTAAAAATCCAGAAAGCACTATTGAAGTACTTATAAACAACGCGGGTATTGCAAAGGATGGTTTATTTATATGGACGAAGCCAGAAGATTGGCAATCTGTTATAAACACTTCCCTTAATGGCTTTTATAATTGCTCTCAGGCGGTTTTAAAAAATATGCTCACCCACCGCTATGGGCGCATTATCAATATTGTTTCACTTTCGGGGCTTAAGGGGAATCCGGGTCAAGTAAACTATTCTGCTGCAAAAGGCGCTGTGATCGCAGCAACTAAAGCATTAGCTCAAGAAATAGGGAAAAGAAAAGTCACAGTAAATGCAGTAGCTCCTGGTTTTATAAAGTCTGATATGACAGCCGATTTTGACGAAACCAGTCTTAAAAAAATAATCCCATTACATAGGTTTGGTGAAACAGAGGAAGTGGCAAATCTGGTTTCTTTTCTTGCTTCAGAAAAGTCGTCTTATATTACAGGAGAAATTATCAATATCAATGGCGGTTTGTATTCTTAA
- a CDS encoding lipid A biosynthesis acyltransferase, with the protein MAEWKGQSRGTVLGFRIYVFIIKTFGLYASYFVLLFVAAYFIFFSFNSTKSTYYLFRRRLKYSRLSAALQVYRSYFTFGRIQLDRIAIGAGLKNKYSFEFDGIQHINELLAKKKGGILLTAHIGNFNLAQHFFSDKHDSAVVNLIMTDLEHEEIKDYLESVTGKAAIKTIILKDDLSHIFLMNDALKKNELLVFAADRYYKNAKTYTEKLLGKTVQFPQGPFKLAARNQIQVLFVHIMREKDFHYHFYARPYEGTSDSPKELLKAYLGDLEGMVGKYPHQWYNYYDYWNDFNPS; encoded by the coding sequence ATGGCAGAATGGAAAGGACAATCTAGGGGCACCGTTCTAGGATTTAGGATCTATGTCTTTATAATAAAGACTTTCGGATTGTATGCCTCTTATTTTGTACTCCTATTTGTTGCTGCCTATTTCATTTTTTTTTCCTTCAACTCTACAAAAAGCACGTACTATCTTTTCCGAAGAAGATTGAAATATTCAAGATTGAGTGCTGCTTTACAGGTTTATAGAAGCTATTTTACCTTTGGAAGAATCCAGTTGGATAGAATTGCAATCGGGGCAGGTTTGAAAAATAAATACAGTTTTGAGTTTGACGGTATTCAGCATATTAATGAATTGCTGGCAAAGAAAAAAGGGGGAATCCTCTTAACCGCTCATATCGGGAATTTTAATTTGGCGCAACATTTCTTTAGTGATAAACACGATTCGGCAGTTGTAAACCTAATTATGACCGATTTGGAACACGAAGAGATTAAGGATTATTTAGAATCGGTTACAGGAAAGGCTGCTATTAAAACGATTATTTTAAAAGACGATCTTTCTCATATTTTTCTGATGAACGATGCTTTAAAGAAAAACGAACTTTTGGTTTTTGCAGCAGACAGGTATTATAAAAATGCCAAAACTTACACTGAAAAGTTGCTTGGCAAAACGGTTCAATTCCCACAGGGTCCTTTTAAACTTGCAGCACGCAACCAGATACAGGTGTTGTTTGTACATATAATGAGGGAAAAAGATTTTCATTATCATTTTTATGCAAGACCTTATGAAGGAACTTCAGATTCCCCAAAAGAATTATTAAAAGCCTATCTTGGAGACTTGGAAGGGATGGTGGGAAAATACCCGCATCAATGGTATAATTATTACGATTATTGGAACGATTTCAACCCCTCATAG
- a CDS encoding acyl-CoA thioesterase has translation MSSKSLKSRIQLKVRFNECDPLQIVWHGNYLKYFEDGREDFCIQHGISYLDMKEYDLATPIIKSNCEHKLPLQYGDTFEVETSFHPVDAAKLVFTYKIFKDDKLVCIGETTQVFLNESQELVLIAPPFFLDWKKKMDLI, from the coding sequence ATGTCCTCAAAGTCCCTTAAATCCCGAATCCAGCTCAAAGTAAGATTCAATGAATGCGATCCTTTACAGATCGTTTGGCATGGAAATTATTTAAAATATTTCGAAGATGGAAGAGAGGATTTTTGTATCCAGCACGGAATTTCTTATTTGGATATGAAAGAGTACGACCTTGCAACACCTATTATAAAATCAAATTGTGAGCATAAACTGCCGTTACAATATGGCGACACTTTTGAGGTGGAAACAAGCTTCCATCCTGTAGATGCCGCGAAATTGGTTTTCACCTATAAAATTTTTAAAGATGATAAATTGGTTTGCATTGGCGAAACAACGCAGGTTTTTCTCAATGAAAGCCAAGAACTTGTATTGATTGCTCCCCCATTTTTCTTAGATTGGAAAAAGAAAATGGACTTGATTTAA
- a CDS encoding beta-ketoacyl-[acyl-carrier-protein] synthase family protein, producing the protein MMDILLQEDSIISPLGFSTSENIKAIKAGISGLQFHENSRFEKGGYYAGIIDKTWLADNFSKIGDPTKFTKLEQMMLLATHSVLNNNQLDLSETALIISSTKGNIDLLDNPQNFSKDRASLNSLAKIIQAFFGFKLQPIIVSNACISGGLAVAIAKRFIQAGKFNNALVVAGDRVSDFVVSGFQSFQALSAKPCRPFSINRDGISLGEGAAAILVSNMKREGDNISLIGDASANDANHISGPSRTGEGLYKSIQQALKEAKLSSSEIEYVSAHGTATLFNDEMEAVAFNRAGLAHVPLNSFKAYYGHTLGASALIETILTKHSLLNNELYPSLNFEELGVSKALNIIQKIKNKELQTALKTASGFGGCNLAMILKKSFNG; encoded by the coding sequence ATGATGGATATTTTATTACAGGAAGATTCAATTATCTCCCCACTTGGTTTTTCTACTTCAGAAAATATAAAAGCGATTAAAGCTGGGATTTCTGGGCTTCAATTTCATGAAAATTCGAGGTTCGAAAAAGGAGGTTATTATGCAGGAATCATTGATAAAACTTGGTTAGCTGATAATTTTTCTAAAATTGGTGATCCTACAAAATTCACAAAATTGGAGCAAATGATGTTGCTCGCAACCCATAGTGTTCTAAATAATAATCAGTTAGATCTAAGTGAAACAGCCCTTATAATTTCCAGTACCAAGGGAAATATAGATTTGTTGGACAATCCACAAAATTTTTCCAAGGATCGGGCAAGTTTAAATTCCCTGGCCAAGATTATTCAGGCATTTTTTGGTTTTAAGCTTCAACCAATTATTGTTTCCAATGCTTGTATTTCAGGAGGACTGGCAGTTGCAATTGCGAAAAGATTTATACAGGCCGGGAAATTTAATAATGCACTAGTTGTTGCAGGAGATCGGGTTTCCGACTTTGTAGTCTCCGGATTTCAATCTTTTCAGGCGTTGAGTGCTAAGCCTTGTCGACCCTTTTCAATTAATAGGGATGGGATTAGTTTGGGGGAAGGAGCCGCAGCAATTTTAGTAAGCAATATGAAGAGAGAAGGCGATAATATCAGTTTGATTGGTGATGCTTCAGCGAATGATGCCAATCATATTTCCGGTCCTTCGAGAACCGGGGAAGGTTTGTATAAAAGTATTCAGCAGGCTTTAAAGGAAGCAAAACTATCATCTTCAGAAATAGAATATGTTTCGGCTCACGGAACTGCAACTTTATTTAATGACGAGATGGAAGCGGTTGCCTTTAATAGGGCAGGCTTAGCCCATGTTCCCTTAAATAGTTTTAAAGCTTATTATGGACATACCTTGGGCGCTTCGGCTCTTATAGAAACCATTCTTACCAAACATTCATTGCTTAATAATGAATTATATCCTTCGCTTAATTTCGAAGAGTTAGGTGTTTCAAAAGCACTCAATATAATTCAGAAGATCAAAAATAAAGAACTTCAAACAGCATTAAAAACAGCTTCTGGCTTTGGGGGCTGTAATTTAGCCATGATCCTTAAAAAGAGTTTTAATGGGTAA
- a CDS encoding phosphopantetheine-binding protein has translation MSDLRTELKQSIIEQLNLEELNIEDIDNDDALFGDGLGLDSIDALELIVLLEKDYGIKLTDPDQAKEIFLSINKMAGYIESHRTK, from the coding sequence ATGAGTGATTTACGCACAGAGCTTAAACAAAGTATTATAGAACAACTCAATCTAGAAGAATTAAACATTGAAGATATAGACAACGATGATGCTCTTTTTGGAGACGGATTGGGATTGGATTCTATTGATGCATTGGAGTTAATCGTGTTGCTGGAGAAAGATTACGGAATTAAATTGACCGATCCCGACCAAGCAAAAGAAATCTTTCTTTCCATTAATAAAATGGCAGGATATATAGAATCGCACCGAACTAAATAG
- a CDS encoding beta-ketoacyl-[acyl-carrier-protein] synthase family protein has product MNKGVAVTGMGIVSALGNGVEENFNALIKSLDGLSFPEILNTKHTHLPVGEIKVPNSDFEKKLQLEGDHSYTRATFLGIIAAKEAIKSSGLTQKELLATGFISGSSVGGMDATEKYYLEYESSTAHHQFIAAQHPGFTTKKISGFLDIKGFTTTISTACSSGANAIMLGARLIKAGELDRVIVGGTDCLTKFTLNGFNSLKILSEEKCKAFDDSRNGLNLGEGAAYLVLEAEHLIKDKKVLGRVLGYGNANDAYHQTASSATGEGAYRAMKDAFEIAGTAAEKIDYINAHGTATRNNDLSESNALKQIFGSEVPDFSSTKAFTGHILAAAGALEAVFSILSLQNNVIFPNLNFATPMQESGLLPITKVKHKPINYVLSNSFGFGGNCTSLIFSKNE; this is encoded by the coding sequence ATGAATAAAGGAGTTGCCGTAACAGGAATGGGAATTGTTTCGGCCTTGGGCAACGGGGTAGAAGAAAATTTTAATGCGTTAATTAAATCACTAGACGGTCTTTCCTTTCCTGAAATTTTAAATACCAAACATACCCACCTTCCTGTAGGGGAAATAAAAGTCCCTAATTCCGATTTTGAAAAGAAACTTCAATTAGAAGGGGATCATTCATACACTCGCGCTACCTTCCTAGGAATAATTGCAGCTAAAGAAGCTATAAAATCTTCTGGTTTAACCCAAAAAGAGTTACTTGCTACAGGTTTTATTTCGGGTTCTAGCGTAGGTGGCATGGATGCTACGGAAAAGTATTATTTGGAATACGAAAGTTCTACTGCACATCATCAATTTATCGCTGCCCAACATCCCGGGTTTACGACAAAAAAGATTTCCGGATTTCTTGATATAAAGGGTTTTACCACCACTATTAGTACAGCATGCTCCTCAGGTGCCAATGCGATCATGCTGGGTGCTAGACTTATTAAGGCAGGGGAATTGGATCGTGTGATTGTGGGAGGGACAGATTGTTTAACAAAATTCACGCTAAATGGATTCAATTCATTAAAAATTCTTTCCGAAGAAAAATGCAAAGCTTTTGATGATTCAAGAAATGGGTTGAATTTAGGGGAAGGTGCTGCTTATCTAGTTTTGGAAGCAGAACATTTAATAAAAGACAAAAAAGTACTTGGTCGGGTACTTGGTTATGGCAATGCAAATGACGCTTACCATCAAACCGCATCTTCCGCAACAGGTGAGGGCGCCTATAGAGCGATGAAGGATGCGTTTGAAATTGCTGGTACCGCTGCTGAAAAGATAGATTATATCAATGCGCATGGAACTGCAACCAGAAACAACGATCTTTCAGAGAGCAATGCCTTGAAGCAAATTTTTGGTTCAGAAGTTCCAGATTTTAGTTCTACCAAGGCCTTTACCGGCCACATCTTAGCTGCGGCTGGAGCACTGGAAGCGGTGTTTAGTATTTTATCCCTTCAGAATAATGTGATTTTCCCTAATTTGAATTTTGCGACACCAATGCAGGAATCAGGATTACTCCCAATAACCAAAGTAAAGCACAAACCAATTAATTATGTGCTTTCCAATTCTTTTGGTTTTGGAGGGAATTGTACGTCATTAATCTTCAGTAAAAATGAGTAA
- a CDS encoding beta-ketoacyl synthase chain length factor gives MSKSIYITGIGAISAQTEEAIFSEKPAMYNSNIFQAISPNFKEYIPAMALRRMSKAIKMGLTAGKMALQDASVELPDAIITGTGEGCKQNTEKFLESLLSQEEELLTPTSFIQSTHNTVGGQMALNLKCTGYNVTYSHESASLEAALIDSILLLNEKPSLNSVLVGGVDEVSNKLTSFGYLNGFLKQQEIGNLSLFLHRSNGTITSEGAFFFNLSTNNKPGSYAQLKAVFNFNSESPIETSEKITQFLSGNSLKLNDLDLVLLGKNGDLEQDKIYDELQNTIFIETCKLAYKHLSGDFNTVTGFAIWLSCLIFKRQEIPAIIKLNDVSCANPKNILLYNLSSSTNHSLILLQKP, from the coding sequence ATGAGTAAAAGCATTTATATAACTGGGATTGGAGCGATATCCGCTCAAACTGAAGAAGCTATTTTTTCAGAAAAACCGGCGATGTATAATTCCAATATTTTTCAGGCGATTTCACCAAATTTCAAAGAATATATTCCTGCAATGGCATTAAGGAGAATGTCCAAGGCGATTAAAATGGGTCTTACAGCAGGAAAAATGGCATTACAGGATGCAAGTGTAGAACTCCCGGATGCTATTATAACCGGGACGGGTGAGGGCTGTAAGCAGAATACTGAAAAGTTTCTGGAAAGCCTGCTCTCTCAAGAAGAGGAGCTATTGACTCCTACTTCTTTTATTCAATCTACGCATAACACGGTAGGAGGACAGATGGCTTTGAATTTAAAATGTACCGGATATAATGTTACCTATTCCCATGAAAGTGCTTCTCTAGAAGCTGCCCTGATAGACTCCATATTATTACTGAACGAAAAACCTTCTTTAAATTCGGTTTTGGTAGGAGGTGTAGATGAAGTTTCTAATAAGCTCACCTCATTTGGATATCTGAATGGATTTTTAAAGCAACAGGAAATAGGGAACTTAAGCTTGTTTTTACATCGTTCCAACGGAACCATTACTTCGGAAGGCGCTTTTTTCTTTAACTTATCGACTAATAATAAACCAGGTTCGTATGCCCAATTAAAAGCCGTATTTAATTTTAATAGCGAATCACCCATAGAAACTTCAGAAAAGATAACGCAGTTTCTATCTGGAAATAGTTTAAAATTAAACGATTTGGATCTTGTTCTTCTGGGGAAAAATGGGGATTTGGAACAGGATAAAATCTATGACGAACTGCAAAATACCATATTTATTGAAACTTGCAAACTTGCCTATAAACATTTGTCAGGAGATTTTAATACAGTCACCGGATTTGCAATTTGGTTGAGTTGTTTAATTTTCAAAAGACAGGAAATTCCGGCTATAATAAAACTCAATGATGTTTCCTGCGCAAATCCTAAGAATATTCTTTTATATAACTTGTCCTCAAGTACCAATCATAGTTTAATCTTGTTGCAAAAACCTTGA
- a CDS encoding polysaccharide deacetylase family protein, with protein sequence MNYKPFNIVVILLFFMGVSLVFFELLSIWALFLAVLAYLIFLLLVSTNVQWNFFVKAHNSHPNLKNKEIGLTFDDGPAENTLEILKLLKKFEMKASFFCIGKHIQENPEIFQKIILEGHMVGNHTFSHTRKMGFLRTHQIIEEINRCNGIALEVGKVELKTFRPPFGIINPKVKRALETTGHQVIGWNLRSYDAVLSSKNFILKRIIKNIKPGDVILLHDNNLLTVEILEQLLLFLQTNNYRSVRVDNLFKIDAYS encoded by the coding sequence TTGAATTACAAACCATTTAATATCGTGGTCATCCTACTATTTTTTATGGGAGTGTCCTTGGTATTTTTTGAATTGCTTTCTATTTGGGCCTTGTTCCTCGCTGTTTTAGCCTATCTAATCTTTTTATTGTTGGTCTCAACGAATGTGCAATGGAACTTTTTCGTGAAAGCTCATAACAGCCATCCGAATTTAAAAAACAAAGAAATCGGCCTTACTTTCGATGATGGTCCTGCTGAAAATACCCTGGAAATATTGAAATTATTGAAGAAGTTTGAGATGAAAGCGAGTTTCTTTTGTATTGGCAAGCATATTCAAGAGAATCCAGAAATTTTTCAGAAGATAATTTTGGAGGGGCATATGGTTGGAAACCATACGTTTTCACATACTCGAAAAATGGGATTTTTAAGGACGCATCAAATAATTGAAGAGATTAATAGGTGTAACGGGATTGCATTGGAGGTGGGTAAAGTTGAATTAAAAACTTTTCGTCCGCCCTTTGGGATCATTAATCCGAAGGTAAAAAGGGCATTGGAAACTACAGGACATCAGGTGATTGGCTGGAACCTGCGGTCCTATGATGCAGTTCTAAGTTCTAAAAATTTTATTTTAAAAAGGATCATAAAAAACATAAAGCCCGGAGATGTTATTTTATTACATGATAACAATCTTCTAACGGTAGAAATATTGGAACAATTGTTGTTATTTTTGCAAACCAACAATTATAGATCCGTTAGGGTAGATAATTTATTTAAAATTGATGCATATTCTTAG
- a CDS encoding LolA family protein encodes MHILRLAVFLISVATFAQTPLTEAETVKFKEIVSKRSDALESLSSEFIQTKYIKMMKGTAISNGKLYYLAPDILKWEYRRPYNYKILFKANKLLIDDDGYKSVTDLKSNKLFEKLVTLISGSINGKLLEDQKNYEVSYFKTTNLISAVIVPKDSGIREMFNQIILLFDRNFVVITVRLMEASGDYTEIDFKNIRFNQPIHPAVFQN; translated from the coding sequence ATGCATATTCTTAGACTAGCTGTTTTTCTAATTTCGGTCGCAACTTTTGCTCAGACACCTTTAACGGAAGCTGAGACGGTCAAGTTCAAAGAAATTGTTTCCAAGCGTTCCGACGCGTTGGAAAGTTTGTCCAGTGAGTTTATCCAGACCAAGTATATTAAAATGATGAAAGGGACCGCTATTAGCAACGGAAAACTTTATTATCTAGCCCCGGATATTCTTAAATGGGAATATAGAAGACCATATAATTATAAGATTTTATTCAAAGCAAATAAGCTTTTAATTGATGACGATGGTTATAAATCTGTAACCGATCTAAAATCCAATAAGCTTTTCGAAAAACTGGTAACATTGATTTCCGGCAGCATTAATGGTAAATTGTTGGAAGACCAAAAGAATTATGAGGTTTCCTATTTTAAGACCACCAATCTAATTTCTGCGGTTATTGTCCCAAAAGACAGTGGTATTAGAGAAATGTTCAATCAAATAATCCTGCTGTTCGATAGGAATTTTGTAGTGATAACCGTAAGGCTTATGGAAGCTTCCGGGGATTATACAGAGATTGATTTTAAAAACATCAGGTTCAACCAACCGATACATCCAGCAGTTTTTCAGAATTAA
- a CDS encoding hydroxymyristoyl-ACP dehydratase, producing the protein MLLKDFYSVISSTELEGEFITEVKINKDHELYKGHFPDRPVTPGVILMQLFKEEAERRTNKKLQLATAANVKFMAVVDPNICERLILQSSIVSENGIFSLKGIAKQNETISLKISATYKAIS; encoded by the coding sequence ATGCTTTTAAAAGATTTTTATTCAGTAATAAGTTCAACCGAACTAGAAGGGGAATTCATAACTGAAGTAAAGATCAATAAGGATCATGAACTTTACAAAGGCCATTTTCCAGATAGGCCCGTAACTCCAGGAGTGATTTTAATGCAACTATTCAAGGAGGAAGCCGAGCGAAGAACCAATAAAAAGCTGCAATTGGCAACCGCTGCGAATGTAAAGTTTATGGCGGTTGTTGACCCGAATATTTGTGAAAGGCTAATATTGCAATCTTCGATAGTTTCTGAAAATGGGATATTTAGCCTTAAAGGGATTGCAAAACAAAACGAGACGATCTCTTTAAAGATCAGTGCTACGTATAAGGCAATTTCTTAA
- a CDS encoding DUF2062 domain-containing protein, which translates to MSAAPIFQSRFDALQCCVVIPTYNNERTLAAVIRGVLVYTNNIIIVNDGSVDNTVSILKDFPQLTIFHQPANQGKGNALKKGLQLAENGGYKYAITLDSDGQHYADDLDVFLTELEKKGRNEKEILLVGDRNMGQDGIPGKSSMGNKFSNFWYLVVTGQQLHDTQSGYRLYPLEIVNKIPLYTKKFEFEIEVIVKAVWRKVDVKNIPIKVLYQEGGERVSHFRPFKDIVRIVILYIWFVLVSFLYIHPKNKYQDFKEKGFRKFWKEDVLKSQEPAHKKAAAIALGIFVGISPFWGLHTLLVFVLAASFKLNKVIAFLFSNISIPPLIPIIIYASYQAGSVLTGHGFRWELNLTDFDSTSKIVESLWQYILGSMALAAFISFILWIVFYFLFSITNPKQVIKP; encoded by the coding sequence TTGAGCGCTGCACCTATATTTCAATCCAGATTTGATGCCTTGCAATGTTGTGTAGTGATCCCAACTTACAATAATGAAAGGACTTTAGCTGCGGTAATCCGGGGTGTTTTGGTGTATACCAACAATATAATTATAGTGAATGATGGTTCTGTGGACAACACCGTCAGTATTTTAAAGGATTTCCCTCAACTTACTATTTTTCATCAACCCGCTAATCAAGGCAAGGGAAATGCACTTAAAAAAGGTTTGCAGTTAGCCGAAAATGGGGGCTATAAATATGCGATCACCTTAGATTCTGATGGGCAACATTATGCTGATGATCTGGATGTTTTTTTAACAGAATTAGAAAAAAAAGGGAGAAACGAGAAAGAAATATTGTTGGTTGGTGATCGCAATATGGGGCAAGATGGGATTCCTGGAAAAAGTTCTATGGGCAATAAATTTTCCAACTTTTGGTATTTGGTGGTTACAGGGCAGCAATTACACGATACCCAAAGTGGCTACAGGCTTTATCCTTTGGAAATAGTTAATAAAATCCCACTATATACCAAAAAATTCGAATTTGAAATCGAAGTTATTGTAAAAGCCGTATGGCGAAAAGTAGATGTGAAAAACATTCCCATAAAAGTTTTATATCAAGAAGGAGGAGAGCGGGTGTCGCATTTTAGGCCTTTTAAAGATATTGTTAGGATCGTGATTCTATATATATGGTTTGTATTGGTAAGTTTTCTATATATTCATCCCAAGAATAAATATCAGGATTTTAAGGAAAAAGGCTTTAGAAAATTTTGGAAAGAAGATGTATTGAAAAGTCAAGAGCCTGCACATAAAAAAGCAGCAGCAATTGCACTTGGGATATTTGTTGGGATCTCCCCATTTTGGGGACTTCATACTTTGCTGGTATTTGTGCTTGCCGCAAGTTTTAAACTGAATAAAGTAATTGCTTTTCTGTTTTCCAATATCAGTATTCCGCCACTTATACCAATAATAATTTATGCTAGTTATCAGGCTGGATCTGTGCTCACGGGCCATGGATTTAGATGGGAGTTGAACTTAACCGATTTTGATTCTACCTCTAAAATAGTTGAAAGTTTATGGCAATATATTTTAGGAAGCATGGCATTGGCAGCATTCATCTCTTTCATACTGTGGATTGTCTTTTATTTCTTATTTTCGATAACTAATCCAAAACAGGTTATCAAGCCATAA